One region of Anthonomus grandis grandis chromosome 22, icAntGran1.3, whole genome shotgun sequence genomic DNA includes:
- the LOC126748883 gene encoding toll-like receptor Tollo codes for MYQQLLLVSAILVGVSARSLTSFTPKGCEWQMQPVNDESEEPILTCQIRTINQAEPLIGNLTQSQSDRVTVLSLECNDALFFESSLETSRHGSFLAPLRKLRILNVENCKIRNIPAAAMSSLRHLKKLSLRSHNSEWSSMALELHAESFRGLTELRHLDLGDNNIWNTPLDLFCPLYSLTHLNLTTNKLQDIQSLGLSDWGKGPLEPGRSCVNGLEILDLSKNEIISLPDNGFSALRSLSELNLQDNAISTLGDRSFVGLNALQTLNLSSNCLVALPPELFQSSRDLKHLYLQNNSLSVLAPGLLEGLDELRIVDLSHNELTSRWVNRDTFSGLVRLVVLNLGYNQLNRIDGQLFHDLYTLQILNLEHNNINTIAEGAFSELKNLHALTLSHNRIAHIEAHYFTGMYALNQLLLDQNEIEYIHPKTFENVTNLQDLGLNGNMLGMVPAGIGQLRFLKTLDLGKNRIESVTNASFEGLELLYGLRLVDNHIVNVSRDAFSTLPSLQVLNLASNKIKYVEQSAFASNPTLKAIRLDANELTDISGVFTNLQSLIWLNVSSNKLLWFDFSHLPVNLEWLDMHSNEIPELGNYYDVRNTLKIKMLDVSFNLITTLQENSIPDSVETLYLQNNKISSVAPNTFTHKKNLEKVVLYGNKIRYLDLSALNLSPVSDDKDLPQFYIGGNPFYCDCKMEWLLRINHLSNLRQYPQVLDLDEVVCELAHARGAPPQPLTRLKPSNFLCPYQTHCFALCHCCDFDACDCEMTCPDRCTCYHDHTWSSNVVDCSNAAYKEVPGNIPMDATEIYLDGNDLGELGSHVFIGKKKLEVLFLNNSNVKTLHNRTFNGVNQLRILHMEDNELQELQGFEFDQLENINELYLDHNKISYVGNQTFRNMHNLEVLKLDDNKIVNFPPWQFQAEARASAPRVSLEGNRWSCDCTSLSRLNSWIRSSGVDPSKMLCFDSAETVADALNKCDDLDNAIATSVVQRELVKEHQLLGGSYVTLLAATLVSVIIVCLLIAIMFVFRQEVRLWAHSKYGVRIFQEMHDGGDDRDHMYDCYVVYSHKDDELASRIIAPELEAFGHTLCLHYRDLHLVNGASYLADAMVGAADASRRVLFIVSPALIGTEWSKPEFRAALQAALRNTFQQKLVCVLSGDPLEPMDPELRALLRDGTVTRWGERRFWEKLRYAMPDVVTSTTTRRKKQNHLPEIRCKANPRYTNSPHTDSWYKYQPMPGVHTSTLTPTPTQSTYVSGGDSNRSTEDEGSSASSQHYGSEQLNHSYVSIDGRPPQYSQYPNCRAEVPHHVYSTIPDAPPQSRTYFV; via the coding sequence ATGTACCAACAACTATTACTAGTTAGTGCAATTTTAGTGGGTGTTAGTGCACGTAGTTTAACCTCGTTCACACCTAAGGGGTGCGAGTGGCAAATGCAACCAGTAAATGACGAATCCGAGGAGCCAATATTAACATGCCAAATTAGAACGATTAATCAAGCAGAACCTTTGATTGGCAATTTAACTCAATCGCAAAGCGATCGCGTTACTGTGTTATCACTGGAGTGTAACGACGCGTTGTTTTTCGAAAGCAGTTTGGAAACGTCCAGACACGGCAGCTTTTTGGCCCCACTACGTAAGCTAAGAATTTTAAATGTAGAAAACTGCAAGATCCGTAATATTCCTGCTGCCGCAATGAGTAGTTTGaggcatttgaaaaaattatcgTTACGCTCTCATAATTCTGAGTGGTCCTCTATGGCTTTAGAGCTGCATGCTGAGAGTTTCCGCGGATTAACTGAGCTAAGGCACTTGGATTTGGGTGATAACAATATCTGGAACACCCCACTAGATCTGTTTTGTCCATTATACAGCCTTACCCATCTTAACTTGACTACCAATAAATTACAAGACATTCAAAGCTTAGGGTTGTCTGACTGGGGTAAGGGACCATTGGAACCTGGTAGGTCTTGTGTCAACGGGTTAGAGATCTTGGATTTgagcaaaaatgaaataatttctttGCCTGATAATGGTTTTAGTGCGTTGAGAAGTCTCTCTGAGCTAAACCTCCAGGATAATGCCATAAGTACTTTGGGGGACCGTTCGTTTGTTGGTTTAAATGCTTTGCAAACCCTTAATTTATCGAGCAATTGTTTAGTGGCTTTGCCTCCAGAGTTATTCCAGTCTTCCAGAGATTTAAAGCAtttatatttgcaaaataacTCTTTGAGTGTGCTAGCACCTGGGCTCCTAGAGGGTCTGGATGAGCTAAGGATTGTTGATTTATCCCATAATGAATTGACTAGCAGATGGGTTAATCGAGACACATTTTCTGGACTAGTCAGGCTTGTTGTACTTAATTTAGGATATAATCAGCTGAACCGTATTGATGGACAGCTGTTTCATGACCTGTATACTTTACAAATCCTTAATCTGGAGCATAACAACATAAATACCATTGCAGAAGGTGCTTTTAGTGAATTAAAGAATTTGCATGCATTGACCCTAAGCCATAACAGAATCGCACATATTGAGGCCCACTATTTTACCGGGATGTATGCCCTAAACCAGTTGCTACTGGACCAAAACGAAATTGAATATATTCATCCTAAAACGTTTGAAAACGTGACAAATTTGCAAGACTTGGGTTTGAATGGGAATATGCTCGGTATGGTCCCGGCAGGTATCGGGCAATTACGCTTTCTTAAAACCCTTGATTTGGGTAAAAACCGTATAGAATCAGTTACGAACGCTTCCTTTGAAGGTTTGGAACTTTTGTATGGGTTAAGATTGGTGGACAACCATATCGTGAATGTGTCTAGAGATGCCTTTTCAACGTTGCCGAGCCTACAGGTACTTAATTTAGCttcgaataaaataaagtatgttGAGCAGAGTGCCTTCGCTAGTAATCCCACATTAAAAGCAATAAGGCTTGATGCAAATGAGCTCACTGATATTAGTGGGGTATTTACCAACTTGCAAAGCCTTATATGGCTGAATGTTTCTTCCAATAAGCTGTTGTGGTTCGATTTTAGCCACTTGCCTGTTAACTTGGAGTGGCTTGATATGCACAGTAACGAGATCCCTGAATTAGGGAATTATTATGATGTGagaaacactttgaaaattaaaatgcttgatgtcagttttaatttaataacgaCGCTGCAAGAAAACAGTATCCCCGACTCTGTCGAGACTTTATACCTGCAGAACAATAAAATCTCCTCGGTTGCCCCAAATACCTTTACTCACAAGAAGAACTTGGAAAAGGTTGTTTTATATGGCAACAAAATCAGGTATCTAGACTTATCCGCCTTAAACCTAAGCCCCGTGAGCGACGATAAGGATTTACCCCAATTTTACATAGGAGGCAACCCCTTTTATTGCGACTGTAAAATGGAGTGGCTCTTAAGGATTAATCACTTAAGCAACTTACGTCAGTACCCTCAAGTACTTGACTTAGACGAAGTGGTGTGTGAACTGGCACATGCCCGGGGGGCTCCTCCTCAACCCCTTACCAGACTGAAGCCTTCCAACTTCTTATGCCCATACCAAACCCACTGCTTCGCCTTATGTCATTGTTGTGACTTTGATGCTTGTGACTGCGAAATGACTTGCCCTGACCGATGTACTTGCTACCACGACCACACCTGGTCATCAAACGTAGTTGATTGCAGCAACGCAGCATACAAAGAAGTCCCTGGAAATATCCCGATGGATGCTACTGAAATATACTTGGATGGAAACGATTTAGGGGAGCTCGGCAGCCACGTCTTTATAGGCAAAAAGAAGCTTGAGGTCCTGTTCTTGAACAACAGCAACGTCAAGACTTTACATAACAGAACGTTTAATGGGGTGAATCAGTTAAGGATCCTCCATATGGAAGACAACGAGCTGCAGGAGCTGCAAGGGTTCGAGTTCGATCAGCTGGAAAACATCAACGAACTCTACTTGGACCACAATAAAATCAGCTACGTAGGAAACCAGACGTTCCGCAACATGCACAACTTGGAAGTTCTAAAGTtagacgataataaaatcgtAAACTTCCCTCCGTGGCAATTTCAAGCGGAAGCCAGAGCGTCCGCCCCTCGTGTTTCCCTGGAAGGTAACAGGTGGTCTTGCGATTGTACATCCTTAAGTCGGTTAAATTCGTGGATCCGGTCCTCTGGTGTCGATCCGTCGAAAATGCTTTGTTTCGATAGTGCAGAGACCGTTGCTGATGCTTTAAATAAATGCGACGACTTGGACAACGCGATTGCGACCTCTGTGGTGCAACGGGAGCTAGTGAAGGAACATCAATTACTCGGCGGTAGCTACGTGACCCTACTGGCCGCCACTTTAGTGTCTGTGATTATCGTGTGCTTACTCATCGCCATAATGTTTGTGTTTAGGCAAGAAGTCAGGTTATGGGCGCACTCAAAGTATGGGGTCCGAATATTTCAGGAGATGCATGATGGCGGTGATGACCGAGACCACATGTACGACTGCTATGTGGTTTATAGTCATAAGGATGATGAGTTGGCTTCCAGAATCATTGCTCCCGAACTTGAGGCCTTTGGACATACTTTATGCTTGCACTATAGGGATCTCCATTTAGTCAATGGAGCGTCTTATTTGGCTGATGCTATGGTGGGGGCAGCAGATGCTTCTAGAAGAGTCTTGTTCATTGTCTCTCCTGCTTTGATCGGCACTGAGTGGTCTAAGCCGGAGTTCAGAGCAGCTCTACAAGCTGCCCTACGTAACACCTTTCAGCAGAAACTGGTTTGCGTACTGTCGGGAGATCCTTTGGAACCAATGGACCCGGAACTAAGAGCTTTGCTGCGGGATGGTACTGTCACCAGATGGGGCGAGCGTAGGTTCTGGGAGAAGCTGCGCTATGCTATGCCGGATGTCGTTACCAGCACCACTACTAGACGCAAAAAGCAGAACCACCTTCCGGAAATTCGCTGCAAAGCTAATCCTCGGTACACCAACTCTCCTCACACCGATTCTTGGTACAAGTATCAACCGATGCCTGGGGTCCATACCAGTACTCTCACCCCAACCCCTACTCAAAGCACTTACGTTTCTGGAGGTGATTCCAATAGAAGCACTGAGGACGAGGGTTCTAGTGCTAGCTCCCAGCACTATGGCAGCGAGCAGCTCAACCACAGCTACGTATCCATTGACGGAAGACCTCCTCAGTACTCACAGTATCCTAACTGTAGAGCTGAGGTGCCTCACCACGTCTACTCGACGATCCCAGATGCCCCACCTCAGAGTAGGACTTATTTTGTGTAA